In Candidatus Nitrosarchaeum limnium SFB1, the following proteins share a genomic window:
- a CDS encoding KOW domain-containing protein, which produces MKPTKSRNNLIYRATFHTRSKQLGSPLSEELRKRYGKRSIRVIEGDTIKIVRGEFKGVDGKIAKVSTQKNSVSIEGVKKEKTKGDKFDIYIHTSNLVVTGLNTDDKWRISKLEGKKSSEKPVVEKTPKKESVSKETKGTNNQKKEVEK; this is translated from the coding sequence ATGAAACCAACAAAATCGCGTAATAATTTAATTTATCGTGCAACATTTCATACACGAAGTAAACAATTAGGAAGTCCATTATCAGAAGAACTTCGTAAAAGATACGGTAAAAGAAGTATCAGAGTAATAGAAGGCGATACCATAAAAATTGTCAGAGGGGAATTCAAAGGAGTAGACGGTAAGATTGCAAAAGTATCAACACAAAAAAATAGCGTTTCAATTGAAGGTGTCAAAAAAGAAAAAACAAAAGGAGACAAATTTGATATCTACATCCACACATCAAATCTTGTGGTTACTGGTTTGAACACTGATGATAAATGGCGAATTTCCAAATTGGAGGGAAAGAAATCAAGTGAGAAACCAGTGGTAGAAAAAACCCCAAAGAAAGAAAGTGTATCTAAAGAAACAAAAGGGACCAACAATCAAAAAAAGGAAGTTGAAAAATAA
- a CDS encoding ribosomal protein L14b/L23e: protein MAKQAGKGVAEFRPRVTKAIPIGAQIVCADNTGAKILEIVMVQRHHTRHAQLAAASVGDFCNVVVKKGPAELRKQVYGAVIIRQKYAVRRLNGVRVCFEDNAAVLITPEGEVKGTDIKGPVAAEASEKWPRVANLASMVV, encoded by the coding sequence ATGGCAAAACAAGCAGGTAAAGGAGTAGCAGAATTCCGTCCTCGTGTAACTAAAGCAATTCCAATTGGAGCACAAATAGTATGTGCAGACAATACAGGTGCAAAAATTTTAGAAATAGTAATGGTACAAAGACATCATACTAGACATGCTCAATTAGCAGCAGCATCAGTAGGTGACTTTTGTAATGTTGTTGTAAAAAAAGGCCCTGCTGAGCTAAGAAAACAAGTGTATGGAGCAGTGATAATTAGACAGAAATATGCAGTTCGTAGATTAAATGGTGTAAGAGTGTGCTTTGAAGACAATGCAGCTGTTTTGATTACTCCTGAAGGAGAAGTTAAAGGAACTGACATCAAAGGACCAGTTGCAGCAGAAGCTTCAGAAAAATGGCCAAGAGTAGCTAACTTGGCATCAATGGTGGTATAA
- a CDS encoding ribosomal protein S17: MTLNIGLKVKAPERECTDTHCPFHGKLSVRGKLFDGKVTSNKAKQTITLQKESPIYYMKFKRYARSKNTIHAHVPECIDVETGDHVLTAECRPISKSVSYVVVEVKA; this comes from the coding sequence ATGACTCTCAATATCGGATTAAAAGTAAAAGCACCTGAAAGAGAATGTACAGATACACATTGTCCATTTCATGGTAAATTATCAGTAAGAGGAAAACTGTTTGATGGTAAAGTTACAAGCAATAAAGCAAAACAAACGATCACATTACAAAAAGAATCACCAATTTATTATATGAAATTCAAAAGATATGCAAGAAGTAAAAATACAATTCACGCACATGTTCCTGAATGCATTGATGTTGAAACTGGTGATCATGTATTGACTGCTGAATGCAGACCGATTTCAAAATCAGTATCATATGTAGTAGTAGAGGTTAAAGCATAA
- a CDS encoding ribonuclease P, Rpp29, translating to MITSDNLTSHELIGLRTEIIESSNPQIIGLNGTITDETKSMFTMSTVNGSKMVTKSNNVWKFSINNQDVVLEGSKISKRPHDRIGGRI from the coding sequence ATGATCACATCAGATAATTTAACATCACATGAATTGATTGGATTACGCACAGAAATTATAGAGTCATCCAATCCACAAATCATAGGATTAAATGGAACAATAACTGATGAAACAAAATCGATGTTTACAATGAGCACAGTAAATGGAAGTAAAATGGTTACAAAATCAAACAATGTTTGGAAGTTTTCAATAAACAATCAAGATGTTGTTTTAGAAGGTTCAAAAATTTCAAAAAGACCGCATGACAGGATAGGAGGAAGAATATGA
- a CDS encoding ribosomal protein L29: MTRLSMKTIRELNEKDLKSKIQETRSELAKLRVDGSKGTLRKESGKLKPLRHDIARMMTRVNELKKK; this comes from the coding sequence ATGACCCGATTAAGTATGAAAACAATTAGAGAATTAAATGAAAAAGATCTGAAAAGCAAGATTCAAGAGACCAGAAGCGAACTTGCAAAATTAAGAGTTGATGGTTCAAAAGGTACTTTAAGAAAAGAAAGTGGAAAACTAAAACCACTAAGACACGACATTGCAAGAATGATGACAAGAGTAAATGAGTTGAAGAAGAAATGA
- a CDS encoding ribosomal protein S3 — protein sequence MSAVKNVIKDNYNMMLLKDYLRVAIKDAGFSHAEISKTPTGTRVALHVTRPGIVIGRKGSGIRELTDKLATDFGLKNPQISVVEIDKPELSPSVMCNRMAAHLERGTAFRRATMWTLKQIMENGAMGVQITISGKLRGDRSAFEKHTAGILPRAGHHAEVIVDEDIAHVETAMGLIGIRIRIARNEKYVPEFELKTQKPKKAKQVKDADTGKMRDETEKERKARTESEQIAMEEEKMKELETLEEEEAKLL from the coding sequence ATGTCTGCAGTAAAAAACGTAATCAAAGATAATTATAACATGATGCTTCTCAAAGATTACCTTAGAGTTGCAATTAAGGATGCGGGATTTTCACATGCAGAGATTTCAAAAACACCTACTGGAACAAGAGTTGCACTTCATGTAACAAGACCAGGTATTGTTATTGGAAGAAAAGGTTCAGGAATTAGAGAGTTAACAGATAAACTTGCAACAGATTTTGGATTAAAGAATCCACAGATATCAGTAGTGGAGATTGACAAACCAGAGCTTTCACCAAGTGTAATGTGTAATAGAATGGCAGCTCATCTAGAGCGAGGTACAGCATTTAGAAGGGCAACAATGTGGACATTAAAACAAATTATGGAAAATGGTGCCATGGGTGTTCAAATAACAATTTCAGGTAAACTACGAGGAGATCGTTCTGCTTTTGAGAAACATACTGCTGGAATTTTGCCAAGAGCAGGTCATCATGCAGAAGTAATTGTTGATGAAGATATTGCACATGTTGAAACTGCAATGGGATTAATTGGAATTAGAATAAGAATTGCAAGAAATGAGAAATATGTTCCAGAGTTTGAATTAAAAACTCAAAAACCAAAGAAAGCAAAACAGGTCAAAGATGCAGATACAGGTAAGATGAGAGATGAAACTGAAAAAGAAAGAAAAGCAAGAACAGAATCAGAACAAATTGCAATGGAAGAAGAGAAGATGAAAGAACTAGAAACACTTGAAGAAGAGGAGGCCAAGTTATTGTAA
- a CDS encoding ribosomal protein L22 has product MGRFNYAFQNFDPTKHVRSSLREKDISHKHAREVAVAIKGLSIEKARDYLQAVITKQRAIAFRRFNNQVGHRSDPGMMSGRYPQKTVKEFIKVLDNLESNAEYKGMDLDRLRIVNATVHKGTIVKRFTPRAMGRASPKNNVLTHVELVAQEV; this is encoded by the coding sequence ATGGGCAGATTTAATTACGCATTTCAAAATTTTGACCCAACAAAACATGTTCGTTCATCATTAAGAGAAAAAGACATCTCGCACAAACATGCTCGTGAAGTTGCAGTTGCAATTAAAGGACTCTCAATTGAAAAAGCTCGAGATTATCTTCAAGCAGTCATTACAAAACAAAGAGCAATCGCATTTAGAAGATTTAACAATCAAGTAGGACATAGATCAGATCCTGGAATGATGTCAGGACGTTATCCACAAAAAACAGTTAAAGAATTCATTAAAGTGTTGGATAATTTGGAATCAAATGCAGAATACAAAGGAATGGATTTAGACAGATTGAGAATTGTAAATGCTACTGTACACAAAGGAACAATAGTAAAAAGATTCACACCAAGAGCAATGGGGAGAGCCAGTCCAAAAAACAATGTATTGACACATGTAGAGTTGGTAGCACAGGAGGTATAA
- a CDS encoding 30S ribosomal protein S19P, translating into MVKEFLYRGLPKEELDNMSLEKLFQIFNSRQRRSLTRGITDDKRKLIEEIKSAKAGKLKNPIKTHLRDLIILPYMVGVTVNIFSGKEFTPVLLKSEMIGHYLGEYVITNKRVSHGAPGVGASRSSLYVPLK; encoded by the coding sequence ATGGTCAAAGAATTTCTATATCGTGGATTGCCAAAAGAGGAACTAGACAATATGTCTCTAGAGAAATTATTCCAAATTTTTAATTCCAGACAAAGACGATCACTTACTAGAGGCATTACAGATGATAAAAGAAAATTAATTGAAGAGATAAAATCAGCAAAAGCAGGAAAACTAAAAAACCCAATTAAGACACATTTAAGAGATTTAATTATTTTACCATACATGGTAGGCGTTACAGTCAATATTTTTTCAGGAAAAGAATTCACTCCGGTTTTATTAAAGAGTGAAATGATTGGTCATTATCTTGGAGAATATGTAATTACAAACAAAAGAGTATCACACGGTGCACCAGGTGTTGGAGCATCGAGATCCAGTCTCTACGTACCATTAAAGTGA
- a CDS encoding ribosomal protein L25/L23 yields MNVDQASKIILKPYITEKTFAMVENESKICFIVDRSASKPDIIQAVDALYNQKAISVNTARTIYGKKAFVQFETTEKARDLATKIGML; encoded by the coding sequence ATGAATGTAGATCAAGCAAGTAAAATTATCTTGAAACCATACATAACAGAAAAAACATTTGCGATGGTTGAGAATGAAAGTAAAATTTGTTTCATAGTAGACAGATCAGCCAGTAAACCAGATATCATTCAAGCAGTAGATGCATTATACAATCAAAAAGCTATCAGCGTAAACACAGCAAGGACAATTTATGGCAAAAAAGCATTTGTCCAATTTGAAACTACAGAAAAAGCCAGAGACTTAGCCACAAAGATAGGAATGCTATAA
- a CDS encoding Ribosomal protein L4, protein MSKLLEDLKLMKDVERLQSRKPRTGQSSLRGRSKKVGKSVLFVTKDVSKIIKACGTLPGVEARAVKDLSVLDLAPGSDPIRLTIYSKAALEEIAKIKSTHLEVMVKTR, encoded by the coding sequence ATGTCAAAATTATTAGAAGATCTTAAACTAATGAAAGATGTTGAAAGATTACAATCACGAAAACCACGAACAGGTCAATCTTCACTTAGAGGAAGAAGTAAAAAAGTCGGAAAGAGCGTATTGTTTGTAACAAAAGATGTGTCAAAGATAATCAAAGCATGTGGCACATTACCAGGAGTCGAGGCCAGAGCAGTAAAAGATTTGAGTGTGTTAGACTTGGCACCAGGATCAGATCCTATTAGATTAACAATATATTCAAAAGCAGCATTAGAAGAAATTGCAAAAATAAAATCAACTCATTTGGAAGTAATGGTGAAAACAAGATGA
- a CDS encoding Ribosomal protein L4 — protein MKTTAFTITGTKDGEVELPLIFSTPFRPELIHKAFTNLTSHKFQPQGRHPTAGMDVVARSNDPPTGQHQARIAKMKGGGGGRQGQAGGVASVRGGRQAHPPIVEKVIFKKLNKKKTN, from the coding sequence ATGAAAACTACTGCATTTACAATAACTGGAACTAAAGATGGTGAAGTGGAATTACCATTAATATTTTCTACACCATTTAGACCAGAATTAATTCATAAAGCATTTACAAATTTAACTTCACATAAATTCCAGCCACAAGGAAGACATCCAACTGCAGGTATGGATGTTGTAGCAAGATCCAATGATCCTCCAACAGGACAACATCAAGCACGTATTGCAAAGATGAAAGGTGGTGGTGGTGGAAGACAAGGTCAAGCAGGTGGTGTTGCATCAGTACGAGGTGGAAGACAAGCTCATCCACCAATAGTAGAAAAGGTAATTTTTAAGAAATTAAACAAAAAGAAAACAAATTAG
- a CDS encoding 50S ribosomal protein L3P: MGHRKYAQPRRGSAAYYPRGRAKSMEARIRTWPTNNSDEPKILAHCGFKAGCVQLVTIDDRDKTPNAGKQLVSLGTVLVTPPVSILGIRGYSKDHYGLHAEFDVYANEFPKSISKEINLKNKEGALENAEKILGRVKEIFAIVAVSPRAAGLEQKKPYIFEALVSGGDIKKQFAHVKELLGKEIKIDQIFETGATIDVAAITKGKGWQGVIQRFGVKKKQHKSRKTVREVASLGPISPASVMYSVPRAGQMGFHQRTEYDKKIMVIGNTENNQIKINPDGGYKHFGLVKGDFIILKGSVPGTYRRLIKLRSQIRNAPVKISKPNILEVVI, translated from the coding sequence ATGGGACATAGAAAATACGCTCAACCACGTAGAGGAAGTGCAGCATACTATCCTAGAGGACGTGCTAAAAGTATGGAGGCACGTATCAGGACTTGGCCAACAAATAATTCAGATGAGCCAAAAATTCTTGCACATTGTGGTTTCAAAGCAGGATGTGTCCAATTAGTCACTATAGATGACAGGGATAAAACTCCAAATGCAGGAAAACAACTTGTCAGTCTTGGAACAGTTTTAGTCACGCCTCCAGTTTCAATATTAGGAATTAGGGGATATTCTAAAGATCATTACGGATTACATGCAGAATTTGATGTTTATGCAAATGAATTTCCAAAAAGCATCTCTAAAGAAATTAATCTAAAAAATAAAGAAGGTGCGCTTGAAAATGCAGAAAAAATTCTTGGAAGAGTAAAAGAGATTTTTGCAATAGTTGCAGTATCACCTAGAGCAGCAGGTTTAGAACAGAAAAAACCATACATCTTTGAAGCATTAGTCAGTGGGGGAGATATAAAAAAACAATTTGCACATGTAAAAGAATTATTAGGAAAAGAAATTAAAATAGATCAAATTTTTGAAACAGGTGCAACAATTGATGTTGCTGCAATTACAAAAGGCAAAGGATGGCAAGGTGTCATACAAAGATTTGGAGTGAAGAAGAAACAACACAAATCAAGAAAAACAGTTAGAGAAGTTGCTTCATTAGGTCCAATTTCTCCAGCAAGTGTCATGTATTCAGTACCAAGAGCAGGACAGATGGGATTTCATCAAAGAACAGAATATGATAAAAAAATTATGGTAATTGGAAATACAGAAAATAATCAAATAAAAATAAATCCAGATGGTGGATACAAACATTTTGGTTTGGTAAAAGGAGATTTTATTATTCTAAAAGGTTCAGTACCAGGAACATATAGAAGACTAATCAAATTAAGAAGTCAAATAAGAAATGCTCCAGTAAAAATCAGTAAACCAAATATTTTGGAGGTAGTAATTTAA
- a CDS encoding hypothetical protein (hypothetical protein Nmar_0810): MKISIAIPESALSDESLKLDKTRKISVLARACSIFKIDTIYVYQEGNYKEDGNLLVTILKYLETPQFLRRRLFPKMNELKFAGVLLPLRIPSHATPANSKKINIGDVREGVVISIKGKRFVDVGINEVIPFFGKTDVGKRVTVQFKSGYPDFSVKEIQRNETPLYWGYTVKERSNLFSLLTEWRGNTIITSRKGRTATKEQLTKYLRSDLPILVVFGSPEKGVHEILGGKMKNIQNAKTLNFFPSQATETVRLEEALLGTLSIINAYSIN, from the coding sequence TTGAAAATATCTATCGCAATTCCAGAATCTGCATTATCTGACGAATCTTTAAAACTTGACAAGACAAGAAAGATATCAGTGTTAGCTAGAGCCTGTTCAATTTTTAAAATAGATACAATTTATGTCTATCAAGAGGGCAACTATAAAGAAGACGGTAATTTACTTGTTACAATTTTAAAATATTTAGAAACACCCCAATTTTTAAGAAGAAGGTTATTTCCAAAAATGAACGAGTTAAAATTTGCAGGAGTGTTATTACCCCTAAGAATTCCAAGTCATGCAACACCTGCTAATTCTAAAAAAATAAACATCGGAGATGTGAGAGAGGGAGTGGTAATAAGCATCAAAGGTAAACGATTTGTAGATGTTGGAATTAATGAGGTGATTCCATTTTTTGGAAAAACTGACGTGGGAAAGAGAGTGACAGTACAATTCAAATCAGGATATCCAGATTTTTCAGTTAAAGAAATTCAAAGAAATGAAACTCCACTTTATTGGGGATATACAGTTAAAGAAAGATCGAATTTGTTTTCATTGTTAACAGAATGGCGAGGAAATACAATAATCACATCAAGAAAAGGCAGGACTGCAACAAAAGAACAACTTACAAAATATTTGAGATCAGATCTACCAATTTTGGTAGTTTTCGGTTCACCTGAGAAAGGAGTTCACGAAATTTTAGGCGGTAAAATGAAAAACATTCAAAATGCTAAAACATTAAACTTTTTTCCAAGTCAAGCAACAGAGACAGTGAGATTAGAAGAAGCACTGCTAGGAACACTATCAATAATTAATGCTTATAGTATCAATTAA
- a CDS encoding proteasome subunit alpha, with translation MLPAQQGYDRAITVFSPDGRLYQVEYAIETVRRGTIAVGIKSKEGVIIAVEEKPRKLQITDIAQKIFQIDDHVGVAAAGYIPDARSQVDNARFFSQSNKMIYDEAVEVETIAKHLADQCQQFTQYAGVRPFGVALILGGVVNNNPQIYLTDPSGTYISYDAIAIGSGSDQVTDFLEKTYSKELSLDDASALASAAIYLSSEDKEGTSHIRMAQIKTKSGLFELVSDEQIAKYAKTAKEKYPHGTK, from the coding sequence ATGCTTCCAGCACAACAAGGATACGATAGAGCGATTACAGTATTTTCACCAGATGGTAGATTGTATCAAGTAGAATATGCTATTGAAACGGTAAGAAGAGGAACCATTGCAGTTGGAATCAAATCAAAAGAAGGAGTCATAATTGCAGTTGAAGAGAAACCAAGAAAATTACAGATTACAGATATTGCTCAAAAAATATTTCAGATCGATGATCATGTAGGAGTAGCTGCTGCAGGGTATATTCCAGATGCAAGAAGTCAAGTAGACAATGCAAGATTCTTTTCTCAAAGTAATAAAATGATTTATGATGAAGCAGTTGAAGTTGAAACAATTGCAAAGCATTTAGCTGATCAATGTCAGCAATTTACACAATATGCAGGAGTAAGACCTTTTGGAGTAGCATTAATTTTGGGAGGAGTAGTTAACAATAATCCTCAAATTTATCTAACAGACCCAAGTGGAACATACATTTCATATGATGCCATTGCAATTGGTTCAGGATCAGACCAAGTGACAGATTTCTTAGAGAAAACGTACAGCAAAGAATTATCATTAGATGATGCATCAGCATTAGCATCTGCTGCAATTTATCTATCAAGTGAAGATAAAGAAGGTACAAGCCATATTAGAATGGCACAAATTAAAACAAAATCCGGTTTGTTTGAACTAGTATCAGATGAACAAATAGCAAAATATGCTAAGACTGCTAAAGAAAAATATCCTCACGGAACAAAGTAA
- a CDS encoding hypothetical protein (hypothetical protein Nmar_0812) — protein sequence MRFEIQFSGHENIRSNHQKTIEITKESHLTPSGDCIIGVNATTSCAELPISLKKKLQNPYSKVTLSIKVGSHEFNVKGRGHENLSLTHLEDIVIRKSDFVCPRTLAVKCDKASDLIPREMILLLQNPKTRGTFTIIVD from the coding sequence ATGAGATTTGAAATACAATTTTCTGGCCATGAAAATATACGTTCAAATCATCAAAAAACAATTGAGATCACAAAAGAATCTCATCTGACTCCCAGTGGAGATTGTATAATTGGAGTTAATGCAACGACAAGTTGTGCTGAATTACCGATTTCATTAAAAAAGAAACTGCAAAATCCTTACTCCAAAGTGACATTATCTATTAAGGTAGGTTCACATGAGTTTAATGTGAAAGGAAGAGGTCATGAAAATCTTAGCCTGACACATCTTGAAGATATTGTAATTCGAAAAAGTGATTTTGTATGCCCTAGAACGTTGGCAGTAAAATGTGATAAGGCTTCAGATCTTATTCCACGAGAGATGATCCTGCTACTACAAAATCCAAAGACTAGAGGAACTTTTACTATAATAGTTGATTAG
- a CDS encoding hypothetical protein (hypothetical protein Nmar_0813) has protein sequence MFFMQKPVIELQLAQQPSDVDLKRLQEYFKEMPLDDILSGLKFAKNRWSAKDAGTLKVGRKSIIQKEVHSVTFEQAQWRLKNWKMMIANYRKRGYSYPTISRIKKILIQKSKKKIK, from the coding sequence ATGTTTTTTATGCAAAAACCAGTCATTGAATTACAACTTGCTCAGCAACCTAGTGATGTCGATCTAAAAAGACTACAAGAATATTTTAAAGAAATGCCACTTGATGATATTTTATCTGGTTTAAAATTTGCCAAAAACAGGTGGTCTGCAAAAGATGCTGGAACATTAAAAGTTGGAAGGAAAAGTATTATTCAAAAAGAAGTGCATTCAGTTACGTTTGAACAAGCACAATGGAGACTAAAAAATTGGAAAATGATGATTGCCAACTATCGTAAAAGAGGATACAGTTACCCTACAATCTCTAGAATTAAAAAAATTTTGATACAAAAGAGTAAAAAGAAAATTAAATAG
- a CDS encoding Snf7, which yields MGKVKPDIPLKTKIEEAQRKLQFQITKLEGITEKLQKKHDGIFEKVVNAQKSHNNAYAQAYANELVQVRKMKNMVSGAKLSMEQIQLRLNTVSELGDVVVTLSPCMSLIKGLSPSLSGIMPEATSSMEDLSQILGDVMVGSSIQGNDLMSVGNNTNSDTLAILEEAHSIIAGQTQSSIPDIPDNLKQDITQRRTSDVLI from the coding sequence ATGGGTAAAGTAAAACCAGATATTCCATTAAAAACAAAAATCGAAGAAGCTCAAAGAAAATTACAATTTCAAATTACTAAATTAGAAGGAATTACAGAAAAATTGCAGAAAAAGCATGACGGGATTTTTGAAAAAGTCGTTAATGCTCAAAAATCTCATAACAACGCATATGCTCAAGCATATGCAAATGAACTTGTTCAAGTTAGAAAAATGAAAAATATGGTAAGCGGTGCAAAACTTTCAATGGAGCAAATTCAATTAAGGCTTAACACTGTTTCAGAACTTGGAGATGTAGTGGTCACATTAAGTCCATGTATGTCATTGATCAAGGGATTAAGTCCATCACTTAGTGGAATAATGCCAGAAGCTACATCATCTATGGAAGATTTGTCACAGATATTAGGAGACGTTATGGTTGGTTCTTCAATTCAAGGAAATGACTTGATGAGTGTAGGAAACAATACAAATTCAGATACACTAGCAATTTTAGAGGAAGCACATTCTATAATTGCAGGACAAACACAATCATCAATTCCAGACATTCCAGACAATCTAAAGCAAGATATAACTCAAAGAAGAACATCAGATGTTTTAATTTAA
- a CDS encoding CheY-like receiver, with amino-acid sequence MTDILQFKGISVVATAVNGSDAVEKFSKYSPDVVLMDIMMPDFDGFYGIMNIKNINSNAKIIAVTADQSDETIQKFRDLKHELIIYKPFDVNVLVQMIND; translated from the coding sequence ATGACTGACATTCTACAATTCAAAGGAATATCTGTCGTTGCAACTGCAGTAAACGGTTCAGATGCAGTTGAAAAGTTTTCCAAGTACTCCCCCGATGTTGTATTGATGGATATAATGATGCCTGATTTTGATGGGTTTTATGGAATTATGAATATCAAAAATATTAATTCTAATGCCAAAATAATTGCAGTTACAGCTGATCAAAGTGATGAAACAATACAAAAATTTAGAGACCTTAAACACGAATTAATTATTTACAAACCTTTTGATGTTAATGTTTTAGTGCAAATGATTAATGACTAG
- a CDS encoding 8-amino-7-oxononanoate synthase: MQSSSRLVSGNDVSYKKLEEKLANHKSYENSLIYPTGYMANLGSITAISKKGDLILSDELNHASIIESCKLSGAKIIIYKHNDIDDLNKKLKQKGKNKFLVTEGIFSMDGDLSKLKEITEITEKRNVITILDDAHGDFVVGKDGKGTPNYLNVEKKIDLYVSSLSKGLGSFGGYVSSSNNIIDLCINKSKSFIYTSALPSFLVEYSLKRFESNREKQRRKLESNRIQLIRGLKQIGYQINSKTHIIPLIIGNEKTAMKFGDYLFKNGVYAQPIRYPTVPKNKARLRISVTAWLSKNNIDEALNVFERASKKFKM, from the coding sequence ATGCAATCAAGCTCTAGACTAGTTTCTGGAAATGATGTATCATACAAAAAACTGGAAGAAAAACTTGCAAATCACAAATCATATGAAAATTCCTTAATCTATCCAACTGGATATATGGCAAATTTAGGTTCAATAACTGCAATTTCAAAAAAAGGGGATTTAATTTTAAGTGATGAGTTAAACCATGCAAGCATAATCGAATCATGTAAGCTTTCAGGAGCTAAAATAATAATTTACAAACATAATGACATAGATGATTTAAATAAAAAACTAAAACAAAAAGGGAAAAACAAGTTTCTAGTGACAGAAGGAATATTTAGCATGGATGGAGATTTATCTAAATTAAAAGAAATTACAGAAATCACTGAAAAAAGGAATGTGATTACAATACTAGATGATGCACATGGGGATTTTGTTGTAGGAAAAGATGGGAAGGGAACTCCAAACTATCTTAATGTGGAAAAAAAAATTGATTTGTATGTTAGCAGCTTAAGTAAAGGTTTGGGCTCATTTGGGGGATATGTTTCATCTTCAAACAACATCATAGATTTATGCATAAACAAATCAAAATCTTTCATCTACACTTCTGCGTTACCATCTTTTTTGGTGGAATATTCATTAAAAAGATTTGAGTCAAATAGAGAAAAGCAAAGAAGAAAACTAGAGAGTAATAGGATACAACTTATCAGAGGACTAAAACAAATAGGTTATCAAATTAATTCTAAAACACATATTATTCCACTAATAATAGGTAATGAAAAAACAGCGATGAAGTTTGGGGATTATTTATTTAAAAATGGAGTATATGCACAGCCCATAAGATACCCAACTGTACCAAAAAATAAAGCAAGATTGAGAATTTCAGTCACTGCGTGGTTATCAAAAAACAACATTGATGAAGCATTGAATGTTTTTGAACGTGCATCTAAAAAATTTAAAATGTGA